In a genomic window of Rhododendron vialii isolate Sample 1 chromosome 12a, ASM3025357v1:
- the LOC131309947 gene encoding uncharacterized protein LOC131309947, producing MSSESSRIPFLSGENFSEWKDKVLLALGCMDLDLAIRGDEPPKPTNESSIAVRVAYDRWERSNRLSLMLIKTHISSSIRNSIPSYDKVKDYMKAIEEQFVSSDKALANILMNRLSGMKHNSFRSVREHIMEMRDIVACLKSLEIEISDSFLVHFILHSLPAEFGPFKISYNTLKEKWSINLLTMCVQGEERLKHENIESAHFATHKVEQGKKGKNGPNLKKIGKQSFKRHGKKDMLVSSAKKKDT from the coding sequence ATGTCTAGTGAGTCTTCTCGTATTCCATTCTTAAGTGGTGAAAATTTTTCAGAGTGGAAGGACAAAGTCCTTTTGGCATTAGGGTGTATGGATCTCGATTTGGCAATTCGTGGGGATGAACCACCAAAGCCCACGAACGAGAGTTCAATTGCGGTTAGGGTTGCCTATGATCGTTGGGAGCGATCTAATCGCTTAAGTTTGATGCTTATAAAGACTCATATCAGTTCTAGCATTAGAAACTCGATCCCGTCATACGACAAGGTAAAGGACTACATGAAGGCTATTGAAGAGCAGTTTGTTAGTTCTGATAAGGCACTTGCAAACATCCTAATGAATAGGTTATCAGGAATGAAACACAACAGTTTTAGGAGTGTGCGTGAACACATTATGGAAATGAGGGACATCGTGGCTTGCCTGAAGTCCTTGGAGATTGAGATATCTGACTCATTCCTTGTTCATTTCATACTCCATTCTCTTCCTGCTGAGTTTGGACCATTCAAAATTTCTTACAACACACTTAAGGAAAAATGGTCCATCAATCTTCTTACCATGTGTGTTCAAGGAGAGGAGAGGTTGAAGCATGAGAATATAGAGAGTGCTCATTTTGCGACACATAAAGTTGAACAAGGAAAGAAAGGCAAGAATGGTCCAAATTTGAAGAAGATTGGAAAACAATCTTTTAAGCGTCATGGCAAGAAGGATATGCTTGTTTCttctgcaaaaaaaaaggacacaTGA
- the LOC131309948 gene encoding NADH dehydrogenase [ubiquinone] flavoprotein 1, mitochondrial-like, protein MAPLKGILTLHRMALVQRLSESWVPGSRLFSTQGATAASTPQPPPPPPPPEKTHFGGLKDVDRIFTNVYGLHDPFLKGAMKRGDWYRTKDLVLKGADWIVNEMKKSGLRGRGGAGFPSGLKWSFMPKVSDGRPSYLVVNADESEPGTCKDREIMRHDPHKLLEGCLIAGVGMRATAAYIYIRGEYVNERKNLEKALKEAYESGLLGKNACGSGYDFDVHIHYGAGAYICGEETALLESLEGKQGKPRLKPPFPANAGLYGCPTTVTNVETVAVSPTILRRGPEWFASFGRKNNSGTKLFCVSGHVNKPCTVEEEMSIPLKELIERHCGGVRGGWDNLLAVIPGGSSVPLLPKDICDDVMMDYDALKAVQSGLGTAAVIVMDKSTDVVDAISRLSYFYKHESCGQCTPCREGTGWLWMIMERLKVGNAKLEEIDMLQEVTKQIEGHTICALGDAAAWPVQGLIRHFRPELERRIKERAERELLEAAA, encoded by the exons ATG GCACCCCTTAAGGGCATTCTTACACTTCATAGGATGGCTTTGGTTCAGCGTCTCAGCGAGAGCTGGGTGCCAGGCAGCAGATTATTTAGCACCCAAGGTGCAACAGCTGCTAGCACCCCACAGCCTCCCCCACCTCCCCCACCTCCTGAGAAAACCCATTTTGGTGGCCTGAAGGATGTAGACCGCATTTTCACCAATGTGTATGGTTTGCATGATCCTTTTCTTAAAGGGGCCATGAAACGGGGTGACTGGTATAGAACCAAAGACCTAGTACTCAAGGGTGCTGATTGGATCGTTAATGAAATGAAGAAGTCTGGCTTACGTGGACGCGGTGGTGCTGGTTTTCCATCCGGTCTCAAATGGTCCTTCATGCCAAAAGTATCTGACGGACGCCCTTCTTATCTTGTTGTTAATGCTGATGAAAGTGAACCCGGAACTTGTAAAGATAGGGAAATAATGCGTCATGATCCACACAAACTACTAGAAGGATGCCTAATAGCCGGTGTGGGAATGAGGGCTACTGCTGCTTATATCTACATCAGGGGCGAGTATGTTAATGAACGCAAGAACCTCGAGAAGGCCCTGAAAGAAGCTTATGAATCAGGACTGTTGGGAAAAAATGCATGTGGATCTGGTTATGATTTTGACGTGCATATCCACTATGGTGCTGGCGCTTATATCTGTGGTGAAGAGACAGCACTTTTGGAAAGCCTTGAGGGGAAACAAGGGAAGCCCAGATTGAAGCCACCCTTCCCAGCAAACGCAGGGCTATACGGTTGTCCCACAACCGTTACAAATGTTGAAACGGTTGCTGTTTCTCCTACCATTTTAAGGCGTGGGCCAGAGTGGTTTGCTAGTTTTGGCAGAAAGAACAACTCAGGTACAAAGCTATTTTGTGTATCGGGTCATGTGAACAAACCGTGCACAGTTGAAGAGGAGATGAGTATTCCGTTGAAAGAGCTGATAGAGAGGCACTGTGGGGGTGTTAGAGGTGGATGGGACAATTTACTTGCAGTAATCCCGGGGGGTTCATCTGTGCCGTTGCTTCCTAAGGACATATGTGATGATGTGATGATGGACTACGATGCGCTCAAGGCCGTCCAATCAGGATTAGGGACTGCGGCTGTGATCGTGATGGACAAGTCAACCGATGTTGTGGACGCAATCTCGAGGCTCTCCTATTTTTACAAGCATGAGAGCTGTGGTCAGTGTACGCCCTGTAGGGAAGGTACAGGGTGGCTTTGGATGATTATGGAGAGGTTGAAAGTTGGAAACGCTAAGTTGGAGGAGATTGACATGCTTCAGGAGGTGACAAAACAGATTGAAGGGCATACCATATGTGCACTGGGTGATGCTGCTGCTTGGCCTGTTCAGGGTCTTATTAGGCATTTCAGGCCAGAGCTTGAGAGGAGGATTAAGGAGCGTGCAGAGAGGGAGTTACTGGAGGCTGCTGCTTGA
- the LOC131309949 gene encoding uncharacterized protein LOC131309949 isoform X2, which produces MAIETYGTEVGEEFDYDDEDDVESDVAALRKKLAEGDQEVARLNRENEKVVEELAVLEREKKELTELILRNDETIARLKAENSRTRCGIGYLPEDMARKDKEHVRLKAAIARLRTKLGFLLCIQVRRK; this is translated from the exons ATGGCAATTGAAACCTACGGAACGGAGGTTGGCGAAGAATTCGATTACGACGACGAGGACGACGTTGAATCG GATGTGGCAGCTTTGCGTAAAAAACTCGCAGAAGGGGACCAAGAGGTGGCGAGGTTGAACCGAGAGAATGAGAAGGTGGTGGAAGAGCTGGCGGTgttagaaagggaaaaaaag GAGCTTACGGAATTGATTTTGAGGAATGACGAAACAATTGCGAGGCTCAAGGCAGAAAATTCAAGGACTAGGTGTGGGATAGGGTACCTCCCG GAGGATATGGCAAGGAAAGACAAAGAGCATGTGAGGCTCAAGGCAGCAATTGCAAGGCTTAGGACCAAGTTAGGGTTCCTTCTG TGTATCCAGGTGAGAAGGAAGTGA
- the LOC131309949 gene encoding uncharacterized protein LOC131309949 isoform X3 — protein MAIETYGTEVGEEFDYDDEDDVESDVAALRKKLAEGDQEVARLNRENEKVVEELAVLEREKKELTELILRNDETIARLKAENSRTRCGIGYLPEDMARKDKEHVRLKAAIARLRTKLGFLLVRRK, from the exons ATGGCAATTGAAACCTACGGAACGGAGGTTGGCGAAGAATTCGATTACGACGACGAGGACGACGTTGAATCG GATGTGGCAGCTTTGCGTAAAAAACTCGCAGAAGGGGACCAAGAGGTGGCGAGGTTGAACCGAGAGAATGAGAAGGTGGTGGAAGAGCTGGCGGTgttagaaagggaaaaaaag GAGCTTACGGAATTGATTTTGAGGAATGACGAAACAATTGCGAGGCTCAAGGCAGAAAATTCAAGGACTAGGTGTGGGATAGGGTACCTCCCG GAGGATATGGCAAGGAAAGACAAAGAGCATGTGAGGCTCAAGGCAGCAATTGCAAGGCTTAGGACCAAGTTAGGGTTCCTTCTG GTGAGAAGGAAGTGA
- the LOC131309949 gene encoding uncharacterized protein LOC131309949 isoform X1 produces MAIETYGTEVGEEFDYDDEDDVESDVAALRKKLAEGDQEVARLNRENEKVVEELAVLEREKKELTELILRNDETIARLKAENSRTRCGIGYLPEDMARKDKEHVRLKAAIARLRTKLGFLLDHQYGKRVYISVNERDGSSITDSKQLKPGGDHIFSF; encoded by the exons ATGGCAATTGAAACCTACGGAACGGAGGTTGGCGAAGAATTCGATTACGACGACGAGGACGACGTTGAATCG GATGTGGCAGCTTTGCGTAAAAAACTCGCAGAAGGGGACCAAGAGGTGGCGAGGTTGAACCGAGAGAATGAGAAGGTGGTGGAAGAGCTGGCGGTgttagaaagggaaaaaaag GAGCTTACGGAATTGATTTTGAGGAATGACGAAACAATTGCGAGGCTCAAGGCAGAAAATTCAAGGACTAGGTGTGGGATAGGGTACCTCCCG GAGGATATGGCAAGGAAAGACAAAGAGCATGTGAGGCTCAAGGCAGCAATTGCAAGGCTTAGGACCAAGTTAGGGTTCCTTCTG GACCATCAATATGGGAAGAGGGTGTATATTAGTGTAAATGAAAGGGATGGCTCGAGCATAACAGACTCCAAACAACTTAAACCGGGTGGCGATCACATATTTTCTTTCTAG